A window from Nocardioides mesophilus encodes these proteins:
- the phoU gene encoding phosphate signaling complex protein PhoU, with protein MRDAYFDQLDTIVDELVTMTRDVKVALRKATLSLLTADVEIAEQVISEDSRIDSDRERIEERAFELLALQQPVASDLRMLIAALRMVADLERMGDLSVHVAKVARLRVPVVAIPDELVPTIERMAEVAESMVGRAAEIIANRDVEAARALEESDEEMDALRRSSFRVMLDDSWAHGVEPAVDMALLGRYYERIADHAVSLARRVVYLVTGEIATSEAP; from the coding sequence ATGCGTGACGCCTACTTCGACCAGCTCGACACGATCGTCGACGAGCTCGTGACCATGACCCGCGACGTCAAGGTCGCCCTGCGCAAGGCGACCCTGTCGTTGCTGACCGCGGACGTCGAGATCGCCGAGCAGGTCATCTCCGAGGACTCCAGGATCGACTCCGACCGCGAGCGGATCGAGGAGCGCGCCTTCGAGCTGCTCGCCCTGCAGCAGCCGGTGGCCAGCGACCTGCGGATGCTGATCGCGGCGCTGCGGATGGTCGCCGACCTCGAGCGGATGGGGGACCTGTCGGTGCACGTCGCCAAGGTCGCCCGGCTCCGCGTCCCGGTGGTCGCGATCCCCGACGAGCTGGTCCCGACCATCGAGCGGATGGCCGAGGTCGCCGAGTCGATGGTGGGCCGCGCCGCGGAGATCATCGCCAACCGCGACGTCGAGGCGGCGCGGGCGCTCGAGGAGTCCGACGAGGAGATGGACGCGCTGCGCCGCTCCTCCTTCCGCGTGATGCTCGACGACTCCTGGGCCCACGGCGTGGAGCCGGCCGTCGACATGGCGCTGCTCGGCCGCTACTACGAGCGGATCGCCGACCACGCGGTCTCGCTGGCCCGCCGGGTCGTCTACCTCGTGACGGGAGAGATCGCCACCTCCGAGGCTCCCTAG
- a CDS encoding sensor histidine kinase, translating into MDTWTQALLFALLGAVLGAGVVLAWRVSEHQMRGPAAAPEPSVPEGIATVLSVLRSSAVVVDADDRVLKASAPAYSLGLVRGTGLGSTELADLVRQVRRDGQIRETELTLPRGRSGPPLHVTARIAPLSSRLVLALVEDRTHERRVEAIRRDFVANVSHELKTPVGALNLLAEAVQDAAEDPEAVLRFAGRMQTESARLTRLVQQIIELSRLQGDDALGTPETFDVDQVVARAIDQSSIDAQAKQIEVVHNGERGLKLLGNPDEVALALGNLVSNAVAYSNDKSRVVVGAKSVEDRVELSVTDQGIGIPPTEIDRIFERFYRVDPARHRSTGGTGLGLSIVKHVAASHGGEVGVWSVEGQGSTFTLSLPQGTTSTSGSAPPATAGAPTSSTTRADRAPTSIQEARP; encoded by the coding sequence GTGGACACATGGACGCAGGCCCTGCTCTTCGCGCTGCTCGGCGCGGTGCTGGGCGCCGGCGTCGTGCTCGCCTGGCGGGTCTCGGAGCACCAGATGCGCGGCCCGGCGGCCGCCCCGGAGCCCTCGGTGCCGGAGGGGATCGCCACCGTGCTGAGCGTGCTGCGCTCCAGCGCGGTCGTCGTCGACGCGGACGACCGCGTGCTCAAGGCGTCGGCGCCGGCGTACTCCCTGGGTCTGGTCCGCGGCACCGGGCTGGGCTCCACCGAGCTCGCCGACCTGGTCCGCCAGGTACGCCGCGACGGGCAGATCCGGGAGACCGAGCTGACGCTGCCCCGCGGCCGCTCCGGCCCGCCGCTGCACGTGACCGCCCGGATCGCGCCGCTGAGCAGCCGGCTGGTCCTCGCGCTGGTGGAGGACCGCACCCACGAGCGCCGGGTCGAGGCGATCCGCCGCGACTTCGTCGCCAACGTCTCCCACGAGCTGAAGACCCCGGTGGGCGCGCTCAACCTGCTCGCCGAGGCGGTGCAGGACGCCGCCGAGGACCCGGAGGCGGTGCTCCGCTTCGCCGGCCGCATGCAGACCGAGAGCGCGCGGCTGACCCGGTTGGTGCAGCAGATCATCGAGCTGTCCCGGCTCCAGGGCGACGACGCGCTCGGCACCCCGGAGACCTTCGACGTCGACCAGGTCGTGGCCCGCGCGATCGACCAGAGCTCCATCGACGCCCAGGCCAAGCAGATCGAGGTCGTGCACAACGGTGAGCGGGGGCTGAAGCTGCTCGGCAACCCCGACGAGGTGGCACTGGCGCTCGGCAACCTGGTCAGCAACGCGGTCGCCTACTCCAACGACAAGAGCCGGGTCGTCGTCGGCGCCAAGTCCGTCGAGGACCGCGTCGAGCTCAGCGTGACCGACCAGGGCATCGGCATCCCGCCGACCGAGATCGACCGGATCTTCGAGCGGTTCTACCGGGTGGACCCGGCCCGGCACCGCTCCACCGGCGGCACCGGCCTCGGGCTCTCGATCGTCAAGCACGTGGCCGCCTCGCACGGCGGCGAGGTCGGTGTCTGGTCCGTCGAGGGCCAGGGGTCCACCTTCACGCTGTCGCTGCCGCAGGGCACCACCAGCACCTCCGGCAGCGCGCCCCCCGCCACGGCCGGCGCCCCGACCAGCAGCACGACCCGCGCAGACCGCGCCCCGACATCGATCCAGGAGGCACGCCCGTGA
- a CDS encoding response regulator transcription factor, translating to MTRVLVVEDEESYSDALSYMLRKEGFEVSLASTGPDAITEFEQSGADIVLLDLMLPGMPGTEVCRRIRQTSNVPVIMVSAKDSEVDKVVGLELGADDYVTKPYAPRELVARIRAVLRRGQDVDLTPATLEVGPVRMDVERHQVTVKGEDTKLPLKEFELLEMFLRNPGRVLTRGQLIDRVWGSDYVGDTKTLDVHVKRLRAKIEQDPGSPTMLVTVRGLGYKLDA from the coding sequence GTGACTCGAGTGCTCGTCGTGGAGGACGAGGAGTCCTACAGCGACGCCCTGTCCTACATGTTGCGCAAGGAGGGCTTCGAGGTCTCGCTGGCCAGCACCGGACCGGACGCCATCACCGAGTTCGAGCAGTCCGGCGCGGACATCGTGCTGCTCGACCTGATGCTGCCCGGGATGCCCGGCACCGAGGTGTGCCGCCGGATCCGGCAGACCTCGAACGTGCCGGTGATCATGGTCAGCGCCAAGGACTCCGAGGTGGACAAGGTGGTCGGCCTCGAGCTCGGGGCCGACGACTACGTCACCAAGCCCTACGCCCCCCGCGAGCTCGTGGCCCGGATCCGCGCCGTGCTGCGACGCGGTCAGGACGTCGACCTCACGCCCGCCACCTTGGAGGTGGGGCCGGTCCGGATGGACGTCGAGCGGCACCAAGTCACGGTCAAGGGCGAGGACACCAAGCTGCCGCTCAAGGAGTTCGAGCTGCTCGAGATGTTCCTGCGCAACCCCGGCCGGGTGCTGACCCGCGGCCAGCTGATCGACCGGGTGTGGGGCTCGGACTACGTCGGGGACACCAAGACGCTGGACGTGCACGTGAAGCGGCTGCGCGCCAAGATCGAGCAGGACCCCGGCAGCCCGACGATGCTGGTGACGGTGCGCGGGCTGGGCTACAAGCTCGACGCCTGA
- a CDS encoding DMT family transporter: MTRSTTAPQTPGTVDAPVRPLLPLLAVATTLVFWASAFVAIRHLGGHIGPGALSLGRLAVGSLCLGAVLLSRGWTRPRRGDWLPLALIGVLWFGLYNVALNEGERRVDAGTAAMLIQVAPVLIAVLAVLFLRERSSVFLWIGLVVAFAGVAVISLSTSPGGDRDVLGVVLCLVSAAAYSISVILQKPLLAHMSALQVTWIACTVGVVVCLPFAGELWQDASSASAADLGWIVYLGAFPTAIAFTTYAYALTHMDASSLGVTTYLVPPITVLMAWVLLSEVPPVLTYAGGALCLVGVALARHRPRRAATPTQSAEPAAPSATAGRRKATG, encoded by the coding sequence GTGACGCGCTCCACCACTGCCCCGCAGACCCCTGGCACCGTCGACGCCCCGGTCCGTCCCCTGCTGCCGCTGCTCGCGGTGGCCACCACCCTGGTCTTCTGGGCCTCGGCCTTCGTCGCGATCCGGCACCTCGGCGGTCACATCGGTCCCGGGGCGCTCTCGCTGGGCCGGCTGGCGGTCGGCTCGCTCTGCCTGGGCGCGGTGCTGCTGAGCCGCGGCTGGACCCGTCCCCGCCGCGGCGACTGGCTGCCGCTCGCGCTGATCGGGGTGCTCTGGTTCGGCCTCTACAACGTCGCGCTCAACGAGGGCGAGCGGCGCGTCGACGCCGGCACCGCCGCGATGCTCATCCAGGTCGCGCCGGTGCTGATCGCGGTGCTCGCCGTGCTGTTCCTGCGCGAGCGCTCCTCGGTGTTCCTCTGGATCGGGCTGGTGGTTGCGTTCGCCGGGGTCGCGGTGATCAGCCTCTCGACCAGCCCCGGCGGCGACCGGGACGTCCTCGGCGTGGTGCTGTGCCTGGTGTCGGCGGCGGCGTACTCCATCTCGGTGATCCTGCAGAAGCCGCTGCTCGCCCACATGTCCGCGCTGCAGGTCACCTGGATCGCGTGCACGGTCGGGGTCGTGGTCTGCCTGCCGTTCGCCGGCGAGCTGTGGCAGGACGCCTCGAGCGCCTCGGCGGCCGACCTCGGCTGGATCGTCTACCTCGGGGCCTTCCCGACCGCGATCGCCTTCACGACCTACGCCTACGCGTTGACGCACATGGACGCCAGCAGCCTCGGGGTCACCACCTACCTCGTGCCGCCGATCACGGTGCTGATGGCCTGGGTGCTGCTCTCCGAGGTGCCCCCGGTCCTGACCTACGCCGGCGGCGCGCTCTGCCTGGTCGGTGTGGCCCTGGCCCGGCACCGGCCCCGTCGCGCGGCGACGCCCACCCAGTCAGCCGAGCCGGCCGCGCCGTCCGCGACTGCCGGTCGCCGGAAAGCCACCGGCTGA
- a CDS encoding DUF2231 domain-containing protein — translation MTHLVPFLRTASQAPALVRWTERLETSDALDAPVRALQPLADALLADPTRADALRGMWVGHAIHPVLTDVPIGTWTSATVLDLVGGESARGAACRLIGVGILAALPTALTGVAEWGETGVREKRVGVVHAVGNSMALGLYSASWLARRRGNHRRGKRLALAGAVVLSGGAYLGGHLTEVRKVSSYHPAYDHTPVA, via the coding sequence ATGACCCATCTCGTCCCGTTTCTCCGTACGGCGTCGCAGGCGCCCGCCCTGGTCCGCTGGACCGAGCGGCTGGAGACCAGCGACGCGCTCGACGCCCCGGTGCGGGCGCTGCAGCCGCTGGCCGACGCCCTGCTCGCCGACCCGACCCGGGCCGACGCGCTGCGCGGCATGTGGGTCGGCCACGCGATCCACCCGGTGCTCACCGACGTACCCATCGGCACCTGGACCTCCGCGACCGTGCTGGACCTCGTCGGCGGCGAGTCCGCCCGCGGCGCCGCCTGCCGGCTGATCGGGGTCGGGATCCTCGCCGCGCTGCCCACCGCGCTGACCGGGGTCGCGGAGTGGGGGGAGACCGGCGTCCGCGAGAAGCGGGTCGGCGTCGTCCACGCGGTCGGCAACAGCATGGCGCTCGGCCTCTACTCCGCCTCCTGGCTGGCCCGGCGGCGCGGCAACCACCGGCGCGGCAAGCGGCTGGCGCTCGCCGGCGCGGTCGTCCTGAGCGGCGGCGCCTACCTCGGCGGCCACCTCACCGAGGTCCGCAAGGTCTCCAGCTACCACCCCGCCTACGACCACACCCCGGTGGCGTGA
- a CDS encoding NAD-dependent epimerase/dehydratase family protein, with the protein MRIVVTGASGNVGSAVLRRLVATRNHEITGVARRLPEGGEPFDQVDWVSVDLTRPAAAEQLRAAFRGADAVVHLAWGFQPSHDLDYLAELGVGGTRRVVEAVAAEHVPHLLHMSSVGAYSPKADDEPVDESWPTEGVPSSPYSRHKATAERLLDDFERSSPATVVTRMRPGIVGQGSAGSALLRYGVPAIVPARAIGLLPVLPLDRGLRVPMVHADDVAQFVDLALDARAHGAFNLAAEPDVTAADIAAVLGARLVHVPAAALRVLVAATWHARVQQVDPGWLDLGFAVPLLNTTRARSELGWKPETDALSVLDETVTGMRTAAADSTPVLRPRTVAGQLVRMVRSGPVSERSRP; encoded by the coding sequence ATGCGCATCGTCGTCACCGGCGCCAGCGGCAACGTCGGCTCCGCGGTCCTGCGGCGCCTGGTCGCCACCAGGAACCACGAGATCACCGGGGTCGCCCGGCGGCTCCCCGAGGGCGGTGAGCCCTTCGACCAGGTCGACTGGGTCTCGGTCGACCTGACCCGCCCGGCCGCCGCCGAGCAGCTGCGTGCGGCGTTCCGCGGGGCCGACGCGGTGGTGCACCTCGCCTGGGGCTTCCAGCCCTCCCACGACCTCGACTACCTCGCCGAGCTCGGCGTCGGCGGCACCCGCCGGGTCGTCGAGGCGGTCGCCGCCGAGCACGTCCCGCACCTGCTGCACATGTCCTCGGTGGGCGCCTACTCCCCCAAGGCCGACGACGAGCCGGTCGACGAGAGCTGGCCGACCGAGGGGGTCCCGAGCTCGCCCTACAGCCGGCACAAGGCCACCGCCGAGCGCCTCCTCGACGACTTCGAGCGCTCCAGCCCGGCCACCGTGGTGACCCGGATGCGCCCGGGCATCGTCGGGCAGGGCTCCGCGGGCAGCGCGCTGCTGCGGTACGGCGTCCCGGCGATCGTCCCGGCCCGGGCCATCGGGCTGCTGCCGGTGCTCCCGCTCGACCGCGGCCTGCGGGTGCCGATGGTGCACGCCGACGACGTCGCGCAGTTCGTGGACCTCGCGCTCGACGCCCGCGCCCACGGGGCGTTCAACCTCGCCGCCGAGCCGGACGTGACCGCGGCCGACATCGCCGCGGTGCTCGGCGCCCGGCTGGTGCACGTGCCGGCCGCGGCCCTGCGGGTGCTCGTCGCCGCCACCTGGCACGCCCGCGTCCAGCAGGTCGACCCGGGCTGGCTCGACCTCGGCTTCGCCGTACCGCTGCTGAACACGACCCGCGCCCGGTCCGAGCTCGGCTGGAAGCCGGAGACCGACGCGCTGTCGGTGCTCGACGAGACGGTGACCGGGATGCGTACGGCTGCGGCGGACAGCACGCCGGTGCTGCGGCCGCGCACGGTGGCCGGTCAGCTGGTCCGGATGGTGCGGAGCGGGCCGGTCAGCGAGCGGTCACGCCCCTGA
- a CDS encoding YbjN domain-containing protein produces the protein MTGTPDPAASPDTSTEPWLQGEARDAREAREAPAADRQSGDPATVIRDYLAAGDLEWSELPASQGAVFTVVLPGEKKLQTPVRLDVGRHALGVHAFVARHPDENHERVYRWLLERNLKLYGVAFAVDHLGDIYLDGRLPLSAVSPEELDRLLGAVLTYADESFNTILELGFASSIRKEWEWRLSRGEPTKNLEAFRGLLEQDPSGA, from the coding sequence ATGACCGGGACGCCTGACCCGGCCGCCTCCCCGGACACGTCCACGGAGCCCTGGCTCCAGGGGGAGGCCCGCGACGCCCGGGAGGCCCGGGAGGCACCTGCGGCAGACCGGCAGAGCGGTGATCCGGCCACGGTGATCCGGGACTACCTGGCTGCCGGCGACCTCGAGTGGAGCGAGCTGCCCGCCTCGCAGGGCGCCGTCTTCACGGTGGTGCTGCCGGGGGAGAAGAAGCTCCAGACCCCGGTGCGCCTCGACGTCGGCCGGCACGCCCTGGGCGTGCACGCCTTCGTGGCGCGGCACCCCGACGAGAACCACGAGCGGGTCTACCGCTGGCTCCTCGAGCGCAACCTGAAGCTGTACGGCGTGGCCTTCGCCGTGGACCACCTCGGCGACATCTACCTCGACGGCCGGCTGCCGCTCAGCGCGGTCAGCCCCGAGGAGCTGGACCGGCTGCTCGGCGCCGTGCTGACCTACGCCGACGAGTCCTTCAACACCATCCTCGAGCTCGGCTTCGCCAGCTCGATCCGCAAGGAGTGGGAGTGGCGGCTCTCCCGCGGCGAGCCGACGAAGAACCTCGAGGCCTTCCGCGGGTTGCTCGAGCAGGACCCGTCAGGGGCGTGA
- the mshA gene encoding D-inositol-3-phosphate glycosyltransferase, which produces MPRVTSPRGRIAMISLHTSPLDQPGTGDAGGMNVYVVELSKRLAERNLAVEIYTRATSSALPPTVEAFPGVTVHHVHAGPFEGLSKGELPGQMCAFAREVLRAEARHEQGWYDVIHSHYWLSGQVGALARDRWSVPLVHSMHTMAKVKNESLAEGDTPEPEGRVIGEEQVVGAADMLIANTDIEAKQLVNLYDADPGRVEVVHPGVDLSVFRPSATARARLGLPAEATVLMFAGRIQPLKAPDVLLRAVARLLEQDPALRHRLVVPVVGGPSGSGLEHPESLAQLASTLGIDDVVRFVPPVAQSELADWYAAATLVCVPSHNESFGLVAVEAQAAGTPVVAAAVGGLPTVVRDGVSGLLVEGHDPDDYARAIRRIVDQPQLRERMARAALVQASGFAWDRTAEATIEVYRQAHRLMRRDLAEVGA; this is translated from the coding sequence ATGCCCCGAGTGACTTCGCCCAGAGGCCGGATCGCGATGATCAGCCTGCACACGTCCCCGCTGGACCAGCCGGGGACCGGTGACGCAGGTGGCATGAACGTGTACGTCGTCGAGCTGTCCAAGCGGCTCGCCGAGCGGAACCTGGCCGTGGAGATCTACACCCGTGCGACCTCCTCGGCGCTGCCGCCGACCGTCGAGGCCTTCCCCGGCGTCACCGTGCACCACGTGCACGCGGGCCCGTTCGAGGGTCTCTCCAAGGGCGAGCTGCCCGGCCAGATGTGCGCGTTCGCCCGCGAGGTGCTCCGCGCCGAGGCCCGCCACGAGCAGGGCTGGTACGACGTGATCCACTCCCACTACTGGCTGTCCGGGCAGGTCGGGGCGCTGGCCCGGGACCGGTGGAGCGTGCCGCTGGTGCACTCGATGCACACCATGGCCAAGGTGAAGAACGAATCGCTGGCCGAGGGGGACACCCCGGAGCCCGAGGGCCGCGTCATCGGCGAGGAGCAGGTGGTCGGCGCCGCCGACATGCTGATCGCCAACACCGACATCGAGGCCAAGCAGCTGGTCAACCTCTACGACGCCGACCCGGGCCGCGTCGAGGTCGTGCACCCCGGTGTCGACCTCTCGGTATTCCGGCCCTCGGCGACCGCCCGCGCCCGGCTCGGGCTGCCCGCGGAGGCGACCGTGCTGATGTTCGCCGGCCGGATCCAGCCGCTGAAGGCTCCCGACGTGCTGCTGCGGGCCGTGGCCCGGCTGCTCGAGCAGGACCCCGCGCTGCGTCACCGGCTGGTCGTGCCGGTGGTCGGCGGCCCCTCCGGCAGCGGGCTGGAGCACCCGGAGTCGCTGGCCCAGCTGGCCTCCACGCTCGGGATCGACGACGTGGTGCGCTTCGTGCCGCCGGTCGCGCAGTCCGAGCTGGCCGACTGGTACGCCGCGGCGACCCTGGTCTGCGTGCCCTCGCACAACGAGTCCTTCGGCCTGGTCGCCGTCGAGGCGCAGGCCGCCGGCACCCCGGTGGTGGCCGCGGCGGTCGGTGGTCTGCCCACGGTGGTCCGCGACGGCGTCTCCGGGCTCCTCGTGGAGGGCCACGACCCCGACGACTACGCCCGGGCGATCCGCCGGATCGTCGACCAGCCGCAGCTGCGCGAACGGATGGCCCGCGCCGCGCTGGTGCAGGCGAGCGGCTTCGCCTGGGACCGGACCGCGGAGGCGACCATCGAGGTCTACCGGCAGGCGCACCGGCTGATGCGCCGCGACCTCGCCGAGGTGGGTGCATGA
- a CDS encoding DUF72 domain-containing protein has product MQRAELAYAAERMTSIEINGSFYSLQRPSSYASWRDQTPADFVFAVKGGRFITHMKRLRDVEGPLANFFASGVLALGPKTGPFLWQLPPTLGFDEELLAGFLAQLPRTSTEAAALAARHDDRLSGDRLLVQADADRPLRHALEVRHESFADPAATKVLEEHDVALVVADTAGRWPQLDRPTSDFVYVRLHGDKELYASGYSPAALDRWAGCCADWAAGGRDVYVYFDNDIKGYAPHDAMALIDRVGR; this is encoded by the coding sequence GTGCAGCGCGCCGAGTTGGCCTACGCCGCCGAGCGGATGACCAGCATCGAGATCAACGGCTCGTTCTACTCCCTGCAGCGGCCCTCCTCCTACGCCTCGTGGCGCGACCAGACGCCGGCGGACTTCGTGTTCGCGGTGAAGGGCGGCCGGTTCATCACGCACATGAAGCGGCTGCGCGACGTCGAGGGGCCGCTGGCGAACTTCTTCGCCTCCGGCGTTCTCGCCCTGGGACCCAAGACCGGCCCGTTCCTGTGGCAGCTGCCGCCGACGCTGGGCTTCGACGAGGAGCTGCTGGCCGGGTTCCTCGCGCAGCTGCCGCGGACCTCCACCGAGGCGGCCGCCCTCGCCGCGCGGCACGACGACCGGCTCTCCGGCGACCGGCTGCTCGTGCAGGCGGACGCGGACCGGCCGTTGCGGCACGCCCTGGAGGTCCGCCACGAGAGCTTCGCCGACCCGGCCGCGACGAAGGTGCTCGAGGAGCATGACGTCGCGCTGGTCGTCGCGGACACCGCCGGCAGGTGGCCGCAGCTGGACCGGCCGACGAGCGACTTCGTCTACGTGCGCCTGCACGGGGACAAGGAGCTCTACGCCAGCGGCTACTCCCCCGCCGCGCTGGACCGGTGGGCCGGCTGCTGCGCCGACTGGGCGGCCGGCGGCCGCGACGTGTACGTCTACTTCGACAACGACATCAAGGGCTACGCGCCGCATGACGCGATGGCGCTGATCGACCGGGTCGGTCGCTGA